The following coding sequences are from one Salinicoccus sp. Bachu38 window:
- a CDS encoding ComE operon protein 2 has protein sequence MRIDWHQYFLAQSHLLSLRSTCERLKVGTTIVKDNRVIAGGYNGSVSGEAHCIDVGCLLEGGHCIRTIHAEINALLQCSKFGVSTEGASIYVTHFPCVHCTKSLIQAGIRYIYYAEDYKNHPYALELLDKTGVHYERIDFDRASIIDSFEKQP, from the coding sequence ATGAGAATAGACTGGCATCAGTACTTTCTGGCACAGAGCCATCTGTTAAGCCTCCGTTCGACGTGTGAGCGGCTGAAGGTGGGAACGACAATCGTGAAGGACAACCGGGTGATTGCCGGAGGATATAATGGATCCGTATCGGGTGAAGCACACTGCATAGATGTCGGCTGCCTCCTTGAAGGTGGCCACTGCATCAGAACCATCCATGCTGAAATCAATGCACTGCTGCAGTGCTCCAAATTCGGCGTATCGACGGAAGGGGCGAGCATCTATGTCACGCATTTCCCGTGTGTGCACTGTACGAAATCCCTGATACAGGCCGGCATCAGATACATATATTATGCCGAGGACTATAAGAATCATCCATATGCCCTGGAGCTGCTGGACAAGACGGGGGTCCACTATGAGCGCATCGACTTCGACAGGGCAAGCATCATCGACTCTTTTGAAAAGCAGCCATGA
- the grpE gene encoding nucleotide exchange factor GrpE, producing the protein MTENKTKEELDQELSDQASEDETKEDQSAGNDPAGDEQAVEAPGDNEADSELKAKEEEIEALKQQVEAEENKYLKLYAEFDNFKRRNRQEMETNNKYKNQDIVEDLLPIIDNFERALKIEGDSESFNSLLKGVEMVYNDLVNTLMKNDVKEIESVGQSFDPNYHQAVMTEASDEEDGIVIEEFQKGYMLKDRVIRPSMVKVSE; encoded by the coding sequence GTGACGGAGAATAAAACCAAAGAAGAATTGGATCAGGAGCTGAGTGACCAGGCTTCTGAAGATGAAACAAAAGAAGATCAGTCAGCTGGGAATGATCCGGCCGGGGATGAACAGGCCGTTGAGGCGCCCGGGGATAATGAAGCAGATTCCGAACTGAAGGCGAAAGAGGAAGAGATCGAAGCATTGAAGCAGCAGGTCGAAGCCGAAGAGAACAAGTACCTGAAGCTCTATGCGGAGTTTGATAATTTCAAACGTAGAAACCGTCAGGAAATGGAGACCAACAACAAGTACAAGAACCAGGACATCGTCGAGGACCTGCTTCCGATCATTGACAATTTCGAGCGTGCACTCAAGATCGAAGGCGATTCCGAATCCTTCAATTCGCTCCTCAAAGGTGTGGAGATGGTCTACAATGACCTCGTCAACACATTGATGAAGAATGATGTGAAGGAAATCGAGAGCGTCGGACAGTCTTTCGACCCGAACTACCACCAGGCAGTGATGACGGAAGCTTCCGATGAAGAAGATGGAATCGTCATCGAGGAGTTCCAGAAGGGCTACATGCTGAAGGACAGGGTCATCCGTCCAAGCATGGTCAAAGTAAGCGAATAG
- a CDS encoding DNA internalization-related competence protein ComEC/Rec2 — translation MILFLILLSVLNGYILLGQPILGVFFVFFSSLICHRKMKGKAFLLFHLGTTAIVAMAVFILPEKQAPSMVDTLTVTGYKYFQDGIAHTAVYEDGRYDLYLEEAVKLPIGAECPGPFEVTVPDEQRNFIKKDDLMNMKVNNLDGRVYAASIDPTLCGAGAMTWSMRLAEIRDRYMETVLAATDHDYKFDMLTLSIGNKAYITSDLFDALQKLGIYHLYVISGTHVAFISAILFHVLNRFRMDITSIKLTMVVALLLFLCLNFFSPSVFRAVFMTVTLLLVSFTRKKPYLAVISLSALIQIVINPWIVLHAGFQLSYITTFVIILSRHYWSGASFFTQLLGITLIAEISTLVILLHQFNEVSISGIIMNMIFVPLFTSLIFPMVILFNVMVFIHLPEVVDMAYSFVFEALKGVITLIANGMEHRISVANLGPFWLILLVILSYWMIRTLCLRQIRRFLMLSACFILSIFLIDRIPSNDFTVTMVDVGQGDAFVIEDHRNHSVLLIDTGGKYYYRETGQKLSDRTVLPYLKESGIDSIDMMILSHFDLDHVGEAHHIIGKMPVDHIYANPSDPGFHEWHESMPSGSEAVVIDALQATELQVGDIGITRLFPGAAHRYEDPNRNSLVLKVQTGSYSFLFTGDTDEEMEQLWVSEAGRIEADVLKLAHHGSDTSTGEYFIANTDFTYGMISAGADNRYGHPHREVVERSQGMELLDTSKLGMVRFRINGGQMCVETRFDPSLDHCIKKRAE, via the coding sequence ATGATCCTTTTTCTCATACTGCTTTCGGTACTGAATGGATATATTCTGCTTGGACAACCGATTCTGGGAGTGTTTTTCGTCTTTTTTTCCAGCCTCATATGCCATAGGAAAATGAAAGGGAAGGCATTCCTGCTTTTCCATCTTGGAACAACAGCCATTGTCGCAATGGCTGTTTTTATATTGCCTGAAAAGCAGGCCCCCAGCATGGTCGACACTCTGACGGTCACAGGATATAAATATTTTCAGGATGGCATTGCACATACTGCGGTATACGAAGACGGGCGCTATGACCTGTACCTTGAAGAGGCGGTGAAGCTGCCGATTGGCGCGGAATGCCCGGGGCCTTTCGAAGTGACGGTACCGGACGAACAGAGGAACTTTATCAAGAAGGACGACCTGATGAACATGAAGGTCAATAATCTGGATGGCCGGGTCTACGCAGCATCGATTGACCCCACTCTCTGTGGGGCGGGGGCCATGACATGGAGCATGCGTCTTGCGGAAATCCGCGATCGGTATATGGAAACCGTTCTTGCAGCGACAGATCATGACTATAAGTTTGATATGCTTACGCTTTCGATCGGCAACAAGGCGTATATCACTTCCGACCTCTTCGACGCCCTCCAGAAGCTCGGCATCTACCATCTCTATGTCATATCAGGCACCCATGTGGCCTTCATCAGTGCCATCCTGTTCCATGTACTGAACCGCTTCAGAATGGACATCACGTCGATCAAGCTGACGATGGTCGTCGCACTGCTCCTGTTCCTGTGCCTCAATTTCTTCAGTCCGAGCGTCTTCCGGGCAGTTTTCATGACGGTGACGCTGCTCCTCGTCTCATTTACAAGAAAGAAGCCATACCTCGCCGTCATTTCACTCTCGGCGCTGATACAGATCGTCATCAATCCATGGATTGTGCTCCATGCGGGCTTCCAGCTGTCCTATATCACGACCTTCGTCATCATATTGAGCCGCCATTATTGGAGCGGTGCCAGCTTCTTCACCCAGCTGCTCGGCATCACGCTGATCGCCGAAATATCAACACTGGTCATACTGCTTCATCAGTTCAACGAAGTGAGCATCAGCGGCATCATCATGAACATGATCTTCGTACCGCTGTTCACCTCCCTGATCTTCCCGATGGTCATCCTATTCAATGTCATGGTGTTCATCCATCTGCCGGAAGTCGTCGATATGGCCTATTCTTTTGTCTTTGAGGCACTGAAGGGGGTCATCACCCTGATCGCAAATGGTATGGAGCACCGGATTTCGGTGGCCAATCTGGGCCCGTTCTGGCTCATCCTGCTGGTCATCCTGTCCTACTGGATGATCCGGACCCTCTGCCTCAGACAGATCAGGAGATTCCTGATGCTTTCCGCATGTTTCATCCTATCAATATTTCTGATCGACCGTATCCCCTCTAATGATTTTACTGTTACAATGGTGGATGTCGGCCAGGGGGATGCCTTTGTCATCGAGGATCATCGGAACCACTCCGTTCTCCTGATCGATACGGGCGGCAAATACTACTACAGGGAAACGGGACAGAAGCTCTCCGACCGGACCGTACTGCCATATCTGAAGGAGTCAGGCATCGACAGCATCGATATGATGATCCTGTCGCATTTCGACCTGGATCATGTAGGGGAGGCGCATCATATCATCGGGAAAATGCCGGTGGATCACATATACGCGAACCCCAGTGATCCGGGATTCCATGAGTGGCATGAAAGCATGCCGAGTGGTTCTGAAGCTGTGGTTATAGATGCGCTGCAGGCAACAGAATTGCAGGTGGGGGACATAGGCATCACGAGGCTTTTCCCCGGTGCCGCACACCGCTATGAGGATCCGAACAGGAATTCCCTTGTGCTGAAGGTGCAGACAGGTTCCTACAGTTTCCTTTTTACAGGGGATACGGACGAAGAGATGGAGCAGTTGTGGGTATCGGAGGCAGGGCGGATTGAAGCGGACGTGCTGAAGCTCGCCCATCACGGCTCCGACACTTCCACAGGGGAATATTTCATTGCCAATACGGACTTTACATATGGAATGATATCCGCAGGGGCAGACAACCGGTACGGGCATCCACACCGGGAAGTTGTGGAGCGGTCACAGGGTATGGAGCTTCTCGATACCTCAAAGCTCGGCATGGTGCGTTTCAGGATCAATGGCGGGCAGATGTGTGTCGAAACGAGGTTCGACCCGTCGCTCGATCACTGCATAAAAAAAAGAGCTGAATAA
- a CDS encoding YqzM family protein codes for MNKFEKHVQSKNNDVVDSGLGFIVGFLGLTAIYVVAQIFQIVAG; via the coding sequence ATGAATAAATTCGAAAAGCATGTACAATCAAAGAACAATGATGTTGTTGATTCCGGACTCGGCTTCATCGTCGGATTCCTTGGGCTTACTGCAATCTATGTTGTGGCCCAGATCTTCCAGATTGTTGCCGGTTAA
- the rpsT gene encoding 30S ribosomal protein S20 has translation MPNIKSAIKRVKTTESAHNQNIAQKSEMRTAVKRAMTAKENNSENVETLVSNAVKHVDKASKKNLIHGNKAARMKSKLMAK, from the coding sequence ATGCCTAACATTAAATCAGCAATCAAAAGAGTGAAGACTACTGAATCCGCTCATAATCAGAACATTGCTCAGAAAAGTGAGATGCGCACAGCTGTCAAACGCGCAATGACTGCTAAAGAAAATAATTCAGAAAACGTTGAGACACTCGTTTCAAACGCTGTGAAACACGTAGATAAAGCTTCCAAAAAGAACTTGATCCACGGTAACAAAGCAGCACGTATGAAATCCAAGCTTATGGCGAAATAA
- the lepA gene encoding translation elongation factor 4 — MNDQERLKRQEKIRNFSIIAHIDHGKSTLADRILENTKSVTSREMKAQLLDSMDLERERGITIKLNAVQLKYTAKDGEDYIFHLIDTPGHVDFTYEVSRSLAACEGAVLVVDAAQGIEAQTLANVYLALDNDLELIPVINKIDLPAADPDRIAQEVEDVIGLDKDEAIHASAKANIGIEEILERVVETVPAPAGDPSAPLKALIFDSVFDPYRGVISSIRLMEGTVKPGDKIRMMATGKEFEVAEVGINTPKPLPVKELTVGDVGYLMASVKNVSDSRVGDTITLANNPAEEPLQGYKKMNPMVYCGIYPIDTGKYNDLREALEKLELNDSSLVYEPETSQALGFGFRTGFLGLLHMEIVQERIEREFGIELIATAPSVIYEVFMTDGSTVTVDNPAEMPDPQKVDHIEEPFVKSTVMVPNDYVGAVMELCQKKRGNFITMDYLDDIRVNIIYEIPLSEVVFDFFDQLKSQTKGYASFDYELIGYKESRLVKMDILLNNEKVDALSIIVHRDFAYDRGKFIVEKLKTLIPRQQFEVPVQAAIGQKVIARTNIKSMGKNVLSKCYGGDISRKRKLLEKQKEGKKKMKAVGNVEIPQEAFLAVLKMDEE, encoded by the coding sequence ATGAATGATCAAGAGCGTTTGAAACGTCAGGAAAAAATAAGGAACTTTTCAATCATCGCCCATATTGATCACGGCAAGAGTACACTCGCAGACCGTATTCTTGAAAACACCAAGTCCGTCACATCGAGGGAGATGAAAGCACAGCTCCTCGATTCAATGGATCTGGAACGTGAGCGCGGCATCACAATCAAACTGAATGCGGTACAGCTTAAATATACTGCCAAAGATGGCGAAGACTATATTTTCCATCTGATCGATACACCGGGACATGTCGACTTTACATACGAGGTTTCCCGATCTCTTGCGGCCTGTGAAGGGGCGGTGCTTGTCGTGGACGCGGCGCAGGGTATAGAAGCACAGACCCTTGCCAATGTGTATCTGGCACTGGATAACGATCTCGAGCTGATACCCGTCATCAACAAGATCGACCTGCCTGCAGCGGATCCCGACCGGATTGCCCAGGAGGTGGAGGATGTCATCGGCCTCGACAAGGACGAGGCCATCCATGCATCGGCAAAAGCGAACATCGGCATCGAGGAGATACTGGAGCGTGTCGTCGAAACGGTGCCTGCACCCGCAGGTGATCCGTCTGCACCGCTGAAAGCCCTGATTTTCGATTCTGTCTTCGACCCGTATCGGGGTGTCATATCCTCCATCCGTCTCATGGAAGGGACGGTGAAGCCGGGGGACAAAATCAGAATGATGGCGACCGGCAAGGAATTCGAAGTGGCCGAAGTCGGCATCAACACTCCAAAGCCGCTGCCTGTTAAGGAGCTGACCGTCGGAGATGTCGGTTATCTCATGGCGTCGGTGAAGAATGTCAGCGATTCGCGTGTTGGGGATACAATCACCCTGGCCAACAATCCAGCGGAAGAACCGCTGCAGGGCTATAAGAAGATGAACCCGATGGTCTACTGCGGCATCTACCCGATCGATACCGGTAAATACAACGACCTGCGTGAGGCGCTCGAGAAGCTCGAGCTGAACGACTCCTCCCTCGTCTATGAGCCGGAGACGTCCCAGGCACTCGGGTTCGGTTTCCGCACCGGCTTCCTTGGATTGCTCCATATGGAGATTGTCCAGGAACGGATCGAGCGTGAATTCGGCATCGAACTGATTGCGACTGCACCTTCAGTAATCTACGAAGTGTTCATGACGGACGGCTCCACGGTCACAGTGGACAACCCGGCTGAAATGCCGGACCCGCAGAAGGTCGACCATATCGAGGAGCCTTTTGTGAAATCCACTGTCATGGTGCCGAACGACTATGTCGGTGCAGTGATGGAACTCTGCCAGAAGAAACGCGGCAACTTCATCACGATGGACTATCTGGATGACATCCGTGTCAACATCATATATGAGATCCCCTTATCCGAAGTGGTGTTCGACTTCTTCGACCAGCTCAAGAGTCAGACGAAGGGCTATGCATCATTCGACTATGAACTCATTGGTTACAAGGAAAGCAGACTGGTCAAGATGGACATACTGCTGAACAACGAGAAGGTCGATGCACTCAGCATCATCGTCCACCGCGATTTCGCATATGACCGCGGCAAATTCATCGTAGAGAAGCTCAAGACCCTCATTCCACGCCAGCAGTTCGAAGTGCCGGTCCAGGCTGCGATCGGCCAGAAGGTCATCGCGAGGACCAACATCAAGTCGATGGGCAAGAACGTACTGTCCAAGTGCTACGGTGGGGACATCAGCCGGAAGCGCAAGCTGCTTGAAAAGCAAAAAGAAGGTAAAAAGAAAATGAAGGCAGTCGGAAATGTCGAGATCCCTCAGGAGGCGTTTCTTGCTGTACTTAAAATGGATGAAGAGTAG
- the dnaK gene encoding molecular chaperone DnaK — translation MSKVIGIDLGTTNSVVSVLEGGEPKVIQNAEGNRTTPSVVSFKDGEKQVGEVAKRQAITNPNTIMSIKRHMGTDHKENIDGKDYTPQEISAMILQNLKETAESYLGEKVAKAVVTVPAYFNDSERQATKDAGRIAGLEVERIINEPTAAALAYGLDKQEQDEKVLVFDLGGGTFDVSILELGDGVFEVLSTAGDNRLGGDDFDKVIIDHLVDSFKKENGIDLSQDKMAMQRLKDAAEKAKKDLSGVSSTQISLPFISAGEAGPLHLEMNLTRAKFEELSNSLVDRTMGPTRQAIKDAGIDRNEIDQVILVGGSTRIPAVQEAIKKETGKEPNKSVNPDEVVAMGAAIQGGVLSGDVQDVVLLDVTPLSLGIETMGGVSTVLIERNTTIPTSKSQVFSTASDNQPAVDIHVLQGERPMAADNKTLGRFQLTDIPPAPRGVPQIEVTFDIDKNGIVNVTAKDQGTGKEQKITIESSSNLSDDDIDRMVEEAEKNAEEDKKRREEVDLRNEADQLVFTTDKTIEDLGDKVDAEEKEKAESAKEDLKKALEGSDMDEIKSKKEALEQIVQGMSMKLYEQMAQEQQAQEGAEASQESGDDVVDADFKEVDEDDKK, via the coding sequence ATGAGTAAAGTTATAGGCATAGACTTGGGAACAACCAACTCTGTTGTATCCGTATTGGAAGGCGGAGAACCTAAAGTCATCCAGAATGCAGAGGGCAACCGTACGACGCCTTCAGTCGTGTCATTCAAAGATGGAGAAAAACAGGTCGGTGAAGTGGCGAAACGCCAGGCCATCACCAATCCTAACACGATCATGTCCATCAAAAGACACATGGGTACAGACCATAAGGAAAATATTGACGGTAAAGATTATACACCACAGGAAATCTCTGCAATGATCCTCCAGAACCTGAAGGAGACTGCGGAAAGCTACCTGGGCGAGAAAGTTGCCAAAGCGGTCGTTACAGTACCGGCCTACTTCAATGACTCCGAGCGTCAGGCGACCAAAGATGCCGGCAGGATCGCGGGACTTGAAGTGGAGCGCATCATCAACGAACCGACTGCTGCGGCCCTTGCATACGGCCTCGACAAGCAGGAGCAGGATGAGAAAGTACTTGTATTCGACCTTGGTGGCGGTACATTCGACGTGTCCATCCTTGAACTTGGCGACGGTGTATTCGAAGTGCTTTCCACAGCCGGCGACAACCGTCTCGGTGGGGATGACTTCGACAAGGTCATCATCGATCATCTCGTGGATTCATTCAAGAAGGAGAACGGTATCGACCTCTCCCAGGACAAGATGGCAATGCAGCGTCTGAAAGATGCTGCTGAAAAGGCGAAGAAAGACCTTTCCGGTGTCTCTTCCACACAGATTTCACTGCCATTCATTTCAGCAGGGGAAGCAGGACCACTGCACCTTGAAATGAACCTGACACGTGCAAAATTCGAAGAGCTTTCCAACAGCCTTGTAGATCGCACGATGGGACCTACACGTCAGGCGATCAAAGACGCTGGCATCGACAGGAATGAAATCGACCAGGTCATCCTCGTCGGTGGTTCTACACGTATCCCGGCTGTGCAGGAAGCGATCAAAAAAGAAACCGGCAAAGAGCCGAACAAGAGTGTCAACCCGGACGAAGTCGTTGCAATGGGTGCAGCCATCCAGGGTGGCGTACTTTCCGGAGATGTACAGGACGTCGTTCTGCTTGACGTGACACCACTGTCACTCGGCATCGAAACGATGGGCGGTGTATCCACAGTCCTCATCGAGCGCAATACGACGATTCCAACAAGCAAGTCCCAAGTATTCTCCACAGCTTCCGACAACCAGCCGGCAGTGGATATCCATGTCCTGCAAGGTGAGCGTCCAATGGCGGCAGACAATAAGACGCTTGGCCGTTTCCAGCTGACGGACATCCCGCCAGCACCAAGAGGTGTCCCTCAGATCGAAGTGACATTCGACATCGATAAGAACGGTATCGTCAATGTTACAGCGAAAGACCAGGGTACGGGCAAAGAGCAGAAGATCACAATCGAATCCAGCTCCAACCTCTCTGATGATGATATCGACAGAATGGTTGAGGAAGCTGAGAAGAACGCAGAAGAAGACAAGAAACGCCGTGAAGAAGTGGATCTGAGAAACGAAGCGGATCAGCTTGTATTCACAACCGACAAAACAATCGAAGACCTTGGAGACAAAGTCGACGCTGAAGAGAAAGAAAAGGCGGAAAGCGCAAAAGAAGACCTCAAGAAAGCACTTGAAGGTTCCGACATGGATGAAATCAAATCCAAGAAGGAAGCACTTGAACAGATTGTACAGGGCATGTCCATGAAACTCTATGAGCAGATGGCTCAGGAGCAGCAGGCCCAGGAAGGTGCAGAGGCTTCCCAGGAGTCCGGCGATGATGTCGTGGATGCAGACTTCAAAGAAGTGGACGAAGATGATAAGAAATAA
- the holA gene encoding DNA polymerase III subunit delta, producing the protein MERLQLIHGSNTMRISEKAKTLAQSYVKEPDAFSIVTLNYKETPVEGIIEEAQTLPFLSDTKAIIVEDAFSFTGAKVRSEVEHNIDLLVEYINNKNDDTLVIFKVYSEQLDNRKKITKLMKSKGKITEISEMTEQEVRSHIKGAAEDAEVRLEPDALDLFIQLVGIKYEHVTNELGKLLLYVEGTITRDDVEEIVSVSLEQNIFKLTDYILSGRKAEAVRLLRVLILQNEEPMQLLHLIISQLRLLYQVKLMQGEGYQGDFIAKSLKVHPYRVKLASREVRKYRQEELEHKMVKCRDIDYKFKSSYLDRQSLFELFIMEI; encoded by the coding sequence ATGGAACGATTACAGCTAATACACGGCAGCAATACCATGAGGATTTCCGAAAAGGCAAAAACATTGGCGCAGTCCTATGTCAAAGAGCCGGATGCCTTCAGCATAGTCACCCTGAATTATAAAGAGACACCGGTTGAAGGCATCATAGAAGAGGCCCAGACGCTGCCATTCCTGTCCGATACGAAAGCCATCATTGTAGAGGATGCATTTTCCTTCACCGGTGCCAAAGTGCGCTCGGAAGTCGAACACAACATCGATCTGCTTGTGGAATATATCAATAATAAGAACGACGACACGCTCGTCATTTTCAAGGTGTACAGCGAACAGCTGGACAACAGGAAGAAAATCACCAAGCTGATGAAGTCGAAAGGGAAGATCACTGAAATCAGCGAGATGACCGAGCAGGAAGTCCGCAGCCATATAAAAGGTGCGGCGGAAGATGCAGAGGTCCGTCTGGAGCCGGATGCCCTCGACCTCTTCATCCAGCTGGTCGGAATCAAGTATGAGCATGTGACCAATGAACTCGGGAAGCTCCTCCTGTATGTGGAGGGCACCATCACAAGGGACGATGTCGAGGAAATCGTCAGTGTCAGCCTGGAGCAGAACATCTTCAAACTGACGGACTACATCCTCTCGGGCAGGAAAGCGGAGGCCGTAAGACTGCTCAGGGTGCTGATTTTGCAGAATGAAGAGCCGATGCAGCTCCTGCACCTCATCATCAGCCAGCTCAGGCTGCTGTACCAGGTGAAGCTGATGCAGGGGGAGGGCTACCAGGGGGACTTCATTGCGAAATCACTCAAGGTCCACCCATACAGGGTGAAACTGGCAAGCCGCGAGGTCAGGAAGTACCGGCAGGAGGAGCTCGAACACAAGATGGTCAAGTGCCGGGACATAGACTACAAGTTCAAATCCAGCTATCTGGACAGGCAGAGCCTGTTTGAACTGTTCATCATGGAGATATAG
- the hemW gene encoding radical SAM family heme chaperone HemW, with protein MVESLYIHIPFCNRICTYCDFNKVLIKNQPVDDYLDALIREIEMIEEDRMKTIFVGGGTPTALTEAQLAHLLEVVTGKFTVTDEFTFEANPDELTPGKLDVLKSFGVNRISLGVQTFNEDLLKVLGRSHGYDDIFNAIRHMEKIGLDNYSLDLMYNLPGETMADIEDSLRHVERLKPKHISWYSLIIEPHTVFYNQIRKGRMQVDDDSAEGEKYFHIIEALEKLGYPQYEISNFSTAQYESAHNKTYWLNEPYYGAGAGSHGYVDGTRYYNIKPVNHYIQSMKESGSVVKETLPLDEKARMEEEMFLGLRMNRGVEVARFNRKFDRPMGDVYGTVLKQEIEKGHLEEQDGFISLTEKGRLVGNTVFMEFLL; from the coding sequence ATGGTTGAGAGTCTTTATATTCATATTCCCTTTTGCAACCGCATATGCACGTACTGCGACTTCAACAAGGTACTGATCAAAAACCAGCCGGTCGACGACTATCTGGATGCACTGATCCGGGAGATCGAAATGATCGAGGAGGACCGCATGAAGACCATCTTTGTAGGCGGGGGCACGCCCACGGCACTGACGGAGGCGCAGCTTGCGCATCTTCTTGAAGTGGTCACCGGGAAGTTTACTGTGACGGATGAGTTCACATTCGAGGCCAACCCCGACGAACTGACGCCCGGAAAGCTCGATGTCCTCAAAAGCTTTGGGGTGAACCGCATCAGTCTAGGCGTGCAGACGTTCAATGAGGATCTATTGAAAGTGCTCGGACGTTCGCATGGCTACGACGATATATTTAATGCAATCCGGCATATGGAGAAGATCGGTCTCGACAACTATTCGCTCGACCTGATGTACAACCTGCCCGGGGAGACGATGGCGGACATTGAAGACAGCCTGCGCCACGTCGAGCGCCTCAAGCCCAAGCACATTTCCTGGTACTCCCTGATCATCGAGCCGCATACCGTGTTCTACAACCAGATCAGGAAGGGCAGGATGCAGGTGGATGATGATTCGGCGGAAGGGGAGAAATACTTCCATATCATTGAGGCCCTGGAGAAGCTCGGCTATCCGCAGTATGAGATTTCGAACTTCTCGACGGCACAGTACGAATCCGCCCACAACAAGACATACTGGCTGAACGAGCCCTACTATGGTGCCGGTGCCGGCAGCCATGGATATGTCGACGGTACTAGATATTACAATATCAAGCCGGTCAACCATTATATCCAGTCCATGAAGGAGTCCGGCAGCGTCGTCAAGGAAACGCTGCCGCTGGATGAGAAGGCCCGGATGGAAGAGGAGATGTTCCTCGGACTGCGGATGAACAGGGGGGTTGAGGTTGCCAGATTCAACAGGAAGTTCGATCGGCCGATGGGTGATGTATATGGCACTGTACTCAAGCAGGAAATCGAAAAGGGGCATCTTGAAGAACAGGATGGGTTCATCTCGCTGACAGAGAAGGGGCGTCTGGTGGGGAACACTGTATTTATGGAATTCCTCCTCTAG
- a CDS encoding heat-inducible transcription repressor HrcA: MMPISSKHLIEKYRLDISSATVRNEMAKLEADGFLTKPHTSAGRIPSRKALRFYIDMLNKQIGESEDQLNLNIIPEAGGEMDRNEMSRSLADMISNTTQYLTQVSLAEEDEIVKGLFLTPITTNTLLLIIVLESGTIRKIPVEMDGNVTVPELEKLGNEMNLLSYGQPVSGLPSIIHAMRVRRQLGSLKSSIISAVVDGIGEPQQVVGHSGFNHLIHQISTDISTLQLLYDDMESDQLNDIIDLNTIDGVDVYFSDELNRDYDSISVIATNFNVNGMNGNLMIIGPEIMGYKEVIRLMYSIRNQEIKRSDRSDGE, translated from the coding sequence ATGATGCCGATCAGTTCCAAACATCTGATTGAAAAGTACAGACTTGACATCTCTTCGGCAACAGTAAGAAATGAAATGGCCAAGCTGGAAGCAGACGGCTTCCTGACCAAACCCCATACATCAGCGGGAAGGATTCCCTCAAGGAAGGCATTGCGCTTCTATATCGATATGCTCAACAAGCAGATCGGCGAATCCGAAGACCAGCTGAACTTGAATATCATCCCGGAAGCGGGCGGGGAGATGGACCGGAACGAAATGAGCCGGTCCCTGGCCGATATGATCAGCAATACGACACAGTATCTGACACAGGTTTCATTGGCCGAAGAGGACGAGATAGTCAAAGGTCTTTTTCTGACACCCATCACCACAAACACACTACTCCTTATCATCGTCCTTGAGTCGGGAACAATCAGAAAGATACCGGTTGAAATGGATGGAAATGTCACTGTTCCGGAGCTTGAAAAGCTTGGCAATGAAATGAATCTGCTCTCATATGGACAGCCTGTGAGCGGCCTCCCGTCCATCATCCATGCGATGCGCGTGAGACGTCAGCTCGGCTCACTCAAATCCAGCATCATCAGTGCAGTTGTGGACGGCATAGGTGAGCCGCAGCAAGTGGTCGGGCATTCCGGCTTCAATCATCTGATCCACCAGATCAGCACGGATATCAGTACATTACAGCTGTTGTACGATGATATGGAATCGGATCAGTTGAATGATATCATCGATCTCAATACAATAGATGGGGTCGACGTATATTTCAGTGACGAGCTGAATCGGGATTATGATTCCATTTCAGTCATTGCGACAAATTTCAACGTCAATGGCATGAACGGGAATCTCATGATAATTGGTCCTGAGATAATGGGGTACAAGGAAGTCATCCGCTTGATGTACTCCATCCGGAACCAGGAAATAAAAAGGAGTGATCGCAGTGACGGAGAATAA